A segment of the Necator americanus strain Aroian chromosome IV, whole genome shotgun sequence genome:
tttttaaatgaataaaataacagGATATAATACACAGAAAACCCACATTCGTTGCGAATATTTGCGCTGGGATTCTATTTACATGGAAATACAGCAGAATATGCTAGCGTTTTTCTAcagtttccaaattttcctgCTTTAATTCTCCACATTTACTAGGATTTCTtgacttaaagacatcaccccacaagTCTGGACTGGTGCcggttttaggtgggttatgcctatacttagtcgtagattatggagagaagggtgattccgtccatctcttcctgattgccgtaaaaaacggccggaagatgcggcgcgtgcacaaggctggcgcgctccagtcgaactcctggTAGAAAATAGCCCGCcgctacgctcgaagctgtatattccgtgctgttttttacggcgattaggagaaaatggacaggatcacccttctctccttaatctatgatcccgtatacgaatactccacttgaaatccgtaccacctcagattcgtgaagtgatgcctttaacaaggTTTGTAGTTACCAAATCTACTTCGGTGATACAAACCATGAGAAGTTTCCttagagaagaaatttcaaaattctataAGGAAAATTCTTTGATTTATCCATTGCTCTCTTTTAACACGCACGCAATgctgggtaaaaaaaaacgaagactgcttaaccagaaaaaaagcaggcaGAGAAAATCGGAATCTTTCAGAGAAATTGCTGCTCGGGCATCGAGTTCTCTGTGGTGAGGATTTGAAATTAAGCTTTTATCTACCATTGTCAAGTTATTTACCGCAATAGACATATTAAAAATCTCTCCGAAAATTCTTTAAAGACCGATTCAAGAATCcattcaaaaatggaaaagatttTCCAGGAATAAGATCGAGGACGATGTCCTacgtgaaaatttctgaaagcaGACTGCAACAGAAACTGACTCCGGGAATCCATAGCGGATGACCGTTAACGAATCAGCGACCGCTCTTATTTCCTTGAATCAATGcgagaaaaagaatgagttGATAAAATAGGCGAACTTACGTGAAAACACACTAAATTTCAAAGTATTTCgctatttttcacaatttacATTACATAAGGACATGGCTGTCAAATAACAAAACTACATACAATTGAAGAAGCACAGAAAGCCGTTTTAACTTGTAGATCAAGACCGAAGAACCGAGCCTAAGGCAAAGTCActgttatcaaaaaaatttgacCTACAGTCAATCCTTGTCGTCATTTTCCCTCTGCACATCCCTGtattctcttcatttcctttcatttcttcactgATCCTTTGAATTTTGGGAATTAGTTCAATTCGATGTAATGACAATGGTACATTCGGGATTATTTGCTAGTAGACCTCCTAATTTATCCGACAAAATTCACTTGCTGAGTGGAAACCGAAAAAGATTATCTGAAGATCTGCCTAtcactgacttttttttttaaaagaaaaatcaatattgtTAGATTTCGGAATCTATTGGAAGAGTTTTCAATGTTCTCATGTCACTGCCTTCTCGAACCTTCGAAGTACTTTgtctttaaaattatttctggatAAGAACTGATAGCTGAAGTCATGAAGAACTCCACAAAGGTATATCGAAGTGTACTGGTGTGAAAAACTTAAGGGTAGcttaccacgaatctgacgtgatgggAGAACACGTGGGGGAAGCTAGAAATGAGGTTGTGGATTGCGGGATTCCGGGTGATTTCGctcatttttcctcaaattgccgtagaaaatggcgtgggaagcGTTTTAGTACGAACGAGATACGTTAAAACGATCTTGATTATACCGCAATCAGGATCGAATTCGTGctccggagccagatagctgtaaaatggaatcctcgtaaaaaaacagcgttttccatgtcgattttttacgacgactagGAAGGGATCAGCGAAACCACCAATAACCAGCAATCAACCGATCCTCGACCTCAACAATATCTCCAATTTTCCCCCTGTGTTCCTTCACGCCTTCAAATTCATGGTATGCGGCCCCGGCCCTAAAGGACAAAAGTGAACTTTCGCATAATGTTTCACCGCAAAGTAAAAATAGCTTGATGAAACGTGCACCATacatagaaataatttttacagtATGCTACAGAAAGTATAGTGGGATCGAAAGACCTAACACGGTTAATCCTTGGTACCGCTCGAACGCTCGGTGGATGCAAataaactgcagcgatgggtagTCAGAAAGATTGCAGTGCGCTCggaacccccccccccccccccccccccgagAGAAGCCACATACGGGATTGCTAACCGCTTGCAATCACCCTGTTTATAGCAAATGTAGTCAGGGATTTGAGTATACACTCTGGGCACGTGCGAACACCTTTATATAACGTGCACAGATATATGGTGGAAGTGAgccagatattgcaaaaaggtgttgtTATCCGACACACTACCAATGCCCAACCTAGATAAGTTAAATACTCAGTGAGGGAAGTCGAATCTTTGGTAGCAACCCTACTTTTCgttagaggcatcactccacaataTCTCCAGTTGTTTCCCCCGGATGGATTCCTGGGAGGGGGtcattcgtccatttcttcctaattgtcgcaaaaaacggcccggatgatgcggcgccgcacggGGCTGgggtgctccaatcgaactccttgtagaaagtagtgcgccagaacgcctgaagccgtatcttccggtccgttttttacgggaattaggaagaaatggacggaatcatccccctctccatagtctcccatcccgtatacgaatactccacctgaaatccctaccacctcagatccgtggagtgatgcctttaagctgatTTCCTGGACATAAGGGCATTCGGGTCACTCGGTGCGGATGGGCAGTTCAGAGAAGTCTCACAGGATATGgaacagtgacgaatggatgATTTCTGTCCGAGCTGGATGTTCCTGGTGAAGGAGAAGgctgggcagagctgtgttcaaggtcGACACGCCCCGGCAGAAGTGCGAagttaaataaaagaaaaaatatgaccCCTTCGGCttaacttagaaaaaaaatctattgctGAGAGTTCTCTCCTCAAGTAAACAGCGTTTAGTGCGTAACGAAGTGATGTGAGGCTAAGTACAGCCGCCTAAGGCGATATACTCCACCCAGCGATTAAGTCAAGTTTGTCATAGAAAGCCAATGCTGAAAAACTTGgtgtctagaaaaaaaatttccattaaaCATCACAGATCGCAAAGTTTCTTGACGTAACTTATAtgtacttttaaaaattgttccttGAAATCCTTCGAAACTAAACCGCATTCACCCTTTCTTAGATTGTATATTTAAATAGACGAATgtcaacatttttatttctctgctggaaaaattggaatacGATTTTGTGAGCGGcgtcaggttttttttcatctcgtaACAAATTAATGCGGTGAAGGAATTcgtgaagaaaattctagaatttgTTACTGTGACCGCTGTAAATTATAATGCACATCGCACAATCGCCGAAAACATTGTCACTGTCAGAAGGAAAACCTTAAGTATGACCTAGTAGAAACGTGTTTAGTTTCACTCCAGATGAATATACAGTACAACCAGTTGTAAAGTACGGTGAGAAGTAGGTGTGAAGAGGTGGAATCATGAAGTTTTTCATTCACATATCCTCATAGCTCGATCAAAACAACTCTGGAGAACAATAACTCTCTGGAgaagttcttcaaaattgCATACTGAACCTATCGCAGACCCATACTACCCACGGTTCCGGTTTCGACCGACATAAAAAGCTGCAGTAAATTGCCGACGTTCGATTGATGGATGACGAGGACACAAGAGTTCGATGATGAAAAACGTCAGTGACGGCGATGAATACAGTACACCAGGTGAAGAGGTTCACCACCCCCGTCGAGATGTGAACGAGGAGCGAAGGAGAGCGCTAGACGATGTCGGTTCGGTATCGGAACGTCGAGgacgacgagaaaaaaaaacgcacacaCACAGTGCGACCGAGCCGAGCGAATGCATTTAAACACACAACACATCGTCCGTCGTGCATTGGCAGTGCGATGAGCGTGAACGCGTTCGTGACCGGTGCCGTTGCCACATCGGCGGTTACCATCgttatttgtctattttttgCCGCATGGATATTCGCGGATGTGAATGAATTCTACGATCGAACGATGAGGGATATGCTTGAGTTTAAGGTGAGTCCCTTGgataatttcttcgaaaaaaattaacgtgctattaattttataaaatgtgaaatttgaaTGCTTCGTGGTCCTGCAGGTATGTCCTCTAAGCTAACGCTGTTCAGGATTTTTCCTCCTGAAAGGTTTATTTCCCATGTTTCAgtcagatcttttttttcctatgctAGCCATTGCACTATGTACACGGGGACCTCAGAAAAACCCGGTTCTTGCGACATGTTAGAATTTACGAGGTCTGACCTCGAAGGAAATGCGAAGAGTCATACGAAACGAATCAATATTACTAGTGTTATGAGTATATCAATGTAAAGtgaaaacgaaaggaaaactCGGACTTTCTCCTAACCGATTTTGATAAAGCAAATCGCGGGACAATAAAACTGAAACGGACTATAATGACTACTGAATCGCCTAGAAATTTCAGGTCCTTAATGAAATGTACTTATCcacaactttgaaaaaaaaggctttGATCTGTTTTCGAGTAGTATTTTTAATTCTGGCTTTATTATTAAGTTTTAACTCAAGTTGTGTATAGTCTGAGCAGCAAGCTGTTTCCATTCTCAAAGGCAGCGTGTCACGAAAAGGACGATGTTGGCTTTCTGTAGGTAAATATAGAGTTTGAAGTGTAGAATAAGAGTGTGAGCATACTCCGcccaattccccctaatcatCCTGAAGAATGGCGTGAGAAACGGGATTGGTTCGTACGAGATACCTTAGAACGCGTCCcttgtatattttttcttcgccgATTTCCTCGGCAACCTTGGTTGGTTGCTCATTCATTGGTCTCACTCgaacaggctgctgaggagacctcattgatttttgaccgctcgctagcggatgcggcgcgttcacaagggtggagcgtttctacgtacctcgtaggagctaAGGGTCTGTTTCCCACGCTATTTTTCAAGACAATTTGGGGAAAATTAACGGGGCCACGGTTATCCTCGAGATCATCACCCTGATCTCCATATTTGCCAATAGAGATCCCAACGACGTCGTTTTCGTGACGCCCTGCCTTCACGTATTCGATTTGGGACCTTTCATGAAAATCGTAAGAACGTACGTGGCGTAAAGTGGCTACTCACGTACGAACGAAATCGTACGTGAGTagccactttttctttttgcacctTTTCTTTGGCTGTAGTTGAACAATTGCGGTCTTGTTCGAATAATATCACGGCCACAAACTGGCTCCTTTTgagaaatttaattattttcgaaACAAAACTTAGTgcaaaatgcaataaaataagTCTTTAAGAGgcgtctttttcaaatatttcccttgaaaaactattttttcagtCTCAGATGCTAAGTAAGTTCACCTATGACGTAGGTATGATCATCAAATAATGTGAGAGACTGCCCTAGCTAGGTTTTTATAAGAGTGCTAGGGAGTTTTCGACAGCATGATGTGATTGATTAAGACATCAAGATCCCTTTCTTACAGGATATTCAAGGGTACGATAacggaaaaattatttcaaaatcttaaaaagtttcaccttcTGCTCTATTAAGCGATTGTGAGATTTTTATACATActcttatttattgaaaaattcataaaaactCTTTTATATGCCTTAAATCCGCTGTTCATAGAATATGTTCAGCAAAAATTCTGTTCCCAAGCTtatttatacgaatactttaGGATCTATCGAGTGGAGCATGGGACGCGTTGACCGATCTTACGATACCagcaaaaacatcaaaatccaCACAAAAACAATTCAGAACAGCTTTTCGTGAAAAACGACATGGACGCGGAGGACGTGGTGGCGGTTACAGAGGAGGCGGTGGCGGCTACGGAGGCGGCGGTGGCGGTTATGGTGGCGGTTATGGTGGCGGTGGAGGCGGCTATGTAGGCGGCGGAGGTGGTGGAGGCGGTTACGGAGTTGGAGGGGGATCTTATGGCATTGGAGGATATAAAGGCGCGGGATGCGGTCCTGGAGGATGTAatggtggtggaggtggttaCGGAGTCGGAGGGGGCGGTAGTTGCACCTGCGGTCCCACGCCAAATATATGTCCATCTGGACCACCCGGACCACCAGGAGCTCCCGGTTTACGAGGACTTGACGGGGCTCCTGGTAAAAAAGGCCAACCTGGCTTACCGGGATCATCATACGGTGTAGCACCAGTCGGAGGAGGATGCATCAAATGTCCTGCAGGTCCACCTGGGCCACCTGGACTTGATGGTGCTACGGGTCCACCTGGACCACCTGGAAGCGCAGGAAAAGGCGGTTACGCTGGTGCGGGCCAACCAGGACCACCAGGACCAATGGGAGACCCAGGAATACCTGGTGCACCGGGAAAACCCGGACGAGATGGGCCTCCTGGGAAGCGCGGACAAGGAGCTGTATCTTTACCAGGGCTACCAGGTCCCCCAGGACCTCCTGGTCCAATGGGAAGTCCTGGCCAGGATGGCATGATTGGAGTGGGTGCCCCTGGTACAACTGGACCTATGGGTCCACCTGGACCACCTGGAGCGCCGGGTCCAGACGGAATACCCGGAGCTCCCGGTCAACCCGGAGCTCATGGTGCTGATGGTAAGCTATTTTCTCCTagtttcaaacatttttttcttgggaaaaatAAAGTTGTGACAGGGTGACAggattttcgagaattttttttcaggtgcaTACTGTCCCTGTCCTCCGCGGGGCGGTTATGGAGGAGGCGGTCGATTTATGGGGATTTCCAAGAGCAAGGTACTTTTTTCGTACACACCTTCTTGCTATCCACCAATATTGattaaccattttttttttcagaaactcgtATCCAAAGCAGCTAGAACGATGTCCGCGGCTGCTCGTAAGGTAGCAGCAAATTAATGCGTCAACGGAAACCAGAACTGCCCAATCAACaagaacatccagaaatcttgTAGAGTGCCATTTAGGGCATTTAATAAATCATCAataagaagatcaagtacacTGTCAgcgtttatttaaaaacactAAGAAAATGTCATGGATATTATGTTGTTTAGTGCGGTGAATGTGTGACACTtggcaaaaatcaataagtagATCAAGCCGTTGCCGATAATTACAATTGCTGTCTATTCGAAAATGACTCTGAAATGAACCACTGTTAGGATTcagatcgaagaaaaaaaagatgtagaggcagattttctgtgttttcatTCTACCC
Coding sequences within it:
- a CDS encoding hypothetical protein (NECATOR_CHRIV.G16997.T1), with translation MSVNAFVTGAVATSAVTIVICLFFAAWIFADVNEFYDRTMRDMLEFKDLSSGAWDALTDLTIPAKTSKSTQKQFRTAFREKRHGRGGRGGGYRGGGGGYGGGGGGYGGGYGGGGGGYVGGGGGGGGYGVGGGSYGIGGYKGAGCGPGGCNGGGGGYGVGGGGSCTCGPTPNICPSGPPGPPGAPGLRGLDGAPGKKGQPGLPGSSYGVAPVGGGCIKCPAGPPGPPGLDGATGPPGPPGSAGKGGYAGAGQPGPPGPMGDPGIPGAPGKPGRDGPPGKRGQGAVSLPGLPGPPGPPGPMGSPGQDGMIGVGAPGTTGPMGPPGPPGAPGPDGIPGAPGQPGAHGADGAYCPCPPRGGYGGGGRFMGISKSKKLVSKAARTMSAAARKVAAN